The following proteins are encoded in a genomic region of Gimesia algae:
- a CDS encoding AAA family ATPase — MVRCIRSTQGRDFAVYYIDISETIPGSVDELNAYQDRIVASRYFDGSKSLQWSQYLYFVISEEVAPELRTLVERDRKYARKFVVNEQELTSALTPPRFQVAEGVIDTSVMSTWTEILAESNLDRAIFNNESLPNRIKLIEADFGHKGLSKPSAVKIPRAEAPPFIKNLTLKEYRSWPRQRFFDLGSVTLLTGPNGTGKTSLLEAIELLYCGVNNRDPKSKTRYSINASFQDGTEELAKLGQPTASRLRERNLAWYSQTDIRTNTLYQSFSRYNFLDTDAAVGLADSKKDFEEDLSKLLVGPEASKTWREIERTVGQLDKELKELTSVEQQIELELHAVERQLSAATSVPKESDALLKSLATTLAEAGWKEPSETLPENVSELISSFGTRSPIVEEALRCEWTGTPVTIEKLRKYVSESGNLIVEIEAMFTGIQQLLRKVKENQRAVQHLDRRVTSIRELSPYVQLEFVQKHESLLAIEQKLREVQQTLSGQTKGPSSLDIIPEFALPLFQFHDENLEKFKKSDAEIIQFREQLANFIKLRDQAQALSQQLRDIAKQILAQAEVKDACPLCHAEYPDGKLNDRIYQDVNAQLETQSLKLRDNVREAEDNYAKSKDTVAVSEWLLGFVDRIGMNRNDELILIKKALNELIEQEENLQLQLKITQTDFQFLQQKGLTIERYDSLTSSLFVDETLERPTPALLNSLLTELVESQKELSASLTTTQKQISAKLDELSKLLGEESLSLDECQSSITKQKGQIAQTQAILKRLDEKNTHFIFQEDQPLPELLTTIQLIRKVLSDVQIAMTNEQQAVVVVFESAKRKEEILDQLSGWKPRIKRLRDAQAVFQEILEKNSLESAMEAALQKNKEAIDEIFRRIHSPAEFSHLKNMTTLVRKTGEEAKLQQISTGQRAALALSLFLAQNAQLRSAPPLMLIDDPIAHVDDLNCLSFLDYLREVALTGERQIVFATANDKLASLFERKFDFLGREFMRHDLQR; from the coding sequence GTGGTCAGATGCATTCGGAGTACGCAGGGACGTGATTTCGCTGTTTATTATATCGATATTTCTGAAACGATTCCCGGTTCTGTCGATGAGCTCAATGCCTACCAGGACCGTATTGTCGCTTCGCGATACTTCGATGGCTCCAAAAGTTTACAGTGGAGCCAATATCTGTACTTCGTGATTTCGGAAGAAGTTGCACCCGAGCTACGAACGCTTGTAGAACGGGACCGCAAATATGCTCGGAAATTTGTCGTCAATGAACAAGAACTAACTTCGGCTCTTACTCCGCCAAGGTTTCAGGTTGCCGAGGGTGTCATTGACACCAGCGTGATGTCGACGTGGACAGAAATTCTGGCGGAGTCCAATCTCGACCGTGCCATTTTCAACAACGAATCATTGCCGAATCGTATCAAACTCATTGAGGCCGACTTTGGCCACAAAGGGCTCTCGAAACCCTCAGCTGTCAAAATTCCTCGAGCAGAAGCCCCCCCCTTTATCAAAAATTTGACCCTCAAAGAATACCGATCGTGGCCCCGGCAACGATTTTTCGATCTGGGAAGCGTCACATTGCTAACCGGTCCAAACGGAACCGGAAAAACTTCACTGTTGGAGGCAATCGAACTCCTTTACTGTGGGGTTAACAATCGTGATCCCAAATCCAAGACTCGCTATTCCATTAATGCATCCTTCCAAGACGGTACTGAAGAATTAGCGAAACTAGGTCAACCAACAGCTTCCCGCCTGCGAGAACGAAATCTTGCTTGGTATAGTCAAACCGACATTCGGACCAACACGCTCTACCAAAGTTTTTCTAGGTACAATTTTCTCGATACGGATGCTGCTGTGGGTCTTGCTGATTCAAAAAAGGACTTTGAAGAAGATTTGTCAAAGCTTTTGGTCGGCCCGGAAGCTTCGAAGACTTGGCGAGAAATTGAACGAACTGTTGGACAATTAGATAAGGAGCTCAAAGAACTCACTTCTGTTGAGCAACAGATAGAACTGGAATTGCATGCAGTAGAGCGACAACTCTCAGCCGCAACCTCTGTTCCCAAAGAATCAGATGCATTGCTGAAATCGCTTGCAACCACTCTTGCAGAGGCTGGTTGGAAGGAACCGTCGGAGACACTTCCAGAAAACGTCTCGGAGCTAATTTCGTCTTTTGGCACGCGCTCTCCAATCGTGGAAGAAGCATTGAGGTGTGAATGGACTGGCACCCCGGTCACAATTGAAAAACTTCGGAAATACGTCTCCGAATCTGGCAACCTCATCGTAGAGATCGAAGCTATGTTTACTGGCATTCAGCAGTTGCTGCGAAAAGTCAAAGAGAATCAACGGGCCGTGCAACACTTGGATAGGCGAGTAACATCAATTCGTGAACTCTCACCGTATGTCCAACTCGAATTCGTCCAAAAGCATGAGAGTCTTCTTGCTATTGAGCAGAAATTGCGAGAAGTACAACAAACGTTGTCCGGGCAGACCAAAGGACCTTCTTCTCTAGACATTATACCAGAATTCGCTTTGCCACTCTTTCAATTCCACGACGAAAATCTTGAGAAATTCAAGAAATCCGATGCCGAAATTATCCAATTTCGTGAACAGCTCGCGAATTTTATAAAGTTGCGAGATCAGGCCCAGGCTCTTTCGCAGCAACTTCGTGACATCGCTAAACAGATTCTAGCTCAAGCAGAGGTGAAAGATGCCTGCCCTCTCTGCCATGCGGAGTATCCCGATGGCAAATTGAACGATCGGATTTATCAGGATGTTAATGCTCAACTCGAAACTCAGTCTCTCAAACTGCGGGACAACGTAAGAGAAGCAGAGGACAATTATGCCAAGTCCAAGGATACAGTTGCTGTCTCGGAATGGCTGCTCGGTTTTGTCGACCGTATCGGCATGAATCGGAATGATGAACTGATTTTGATCAAGAAGGCACTGAATGAGCTGATTGAGCAGGAGGAAAATCTCCAGCTCCAATTAAAAATTACTCAAACCGACTTTCAGTTTCTCCAGCAGAAAGGACTCACAATTGAGCGATACGATTCGCTGACTTCGTCTCTCTTTGTGGACGAAACGTTAGAACGGCCTACCCCCGCTTTGCTGAACTCTTTGCTTACCGAACTCGTAGAGAGTCAAAAGGAATTGTCGGCGTCGCTCACTACGACCCAAAAGCAGATTTCAGCGAAACTTGATGAGCTATCCAAACTCCTTGGAGAAGAAAGCCTCAGTTTAGATGAATGTCAGTCGAGTATTACCAAACAAAAGGGCCAAATAGCCCAAACGCAAGCCATCCTCAAACGCCTCGACGAAAAGAATACTCATTTCATCTTCCAGGAAGATCAACCGCTTCCTGAGCTTCTGACAACAATACAGCTGATCCGGAAGGTACTTTCTGACGTCCAGATCGCAATGACAAACGAGCAGCAAGCTGTAGTGGTAGTGTTCGAATCAGCTAAACGCAAGGAAGAGATTTTGGATCAACTGAGTGGCTGGAAGCCACGCATAAAACGGTTGCGTGATGCCCAAGCCGTGTTTCAGGAGATTCTTGAAAAAAATTCGCTGGAGAGTGCGATGGAAGCGGCTCTTCAGAAAAACAAGGAGGCGATTGACGAAATATTCCGACGCATTCACAGCCCAGCTGAGTTCTCACACTTAAAGAACATGACAACATTGGTTCGCAAGACAGGCGAAGAAGCAAAGTTGCAACAGATCAGCACTGGGCAACGTGCAGCGTTGGCACTGTCTCTATTTCTTGCACAAAACGCACAACTTCGTTCAGCTCCACCGCTAATGCTGATTGATGATCCGATTGCTCATGTCGACGATCTAAACTGTTTGTCATTTCTCGACTACCTGCGGGAAGTGGCCCTCACAGGCGAACGCCAGATCGTCTTCGCTACGGCAAATGACAAGCTTGCTTCACTATTTGAACGAAAGTTTGACTTTCTTGGTCGAGAATTCATGCGACACGATCTTCAACGATAA